One part of the Sphingobium yanoikuyae genome encodes these proteins:
- a CDS encoding esterase/lipase family protein, translating into MQPHTQSILLLHGFGGHQVQTALLARRLRGAGYDVANIGYPSWRWPLPRVIDHLHARIIASPAYDASTVHCVGHSMGGLMLRAWLARHRPDHLGRVVMLGTPNGGSEIADLLYRLRLHPLILNQAGALLRTRRDAITLAALGEVDYSLGIIAGDRPMNGLLPSRIFRAPNDGKVSVAATHCPGESDHITLPVAHTAMIYTRPVADQVVHFLRHGQFART; encoded by the coding sequence ATGCAGCCCCACACGCAGTCCATCCTCCTCCTCCACGGCTTTGGCGGCCATCAGGTGCAGACCGCGCTGCTTGCCCGGCGGCTGCGCGGGGCGGGGTATGACGTCGCCAATATCGGCTATCCCAGCTGGCGCTGGCCGCTGCCCCGCGTCATCGATCATCTCCACGCCCGCATCATCGCCTCCCCGGCTTATGACGCCTCCACCGTCCATTGCGTCGGCCATTCGATGGGCGGCCTCATGCTGCGCGCCTGGCTCGCGCGCCATCGTCCCGACCATCTGGGCCGCGTCGTCATGCTCGGCACGCCCAATGGGGGCAGCGAGATTGCCGACCTTCTCTACCGCCTGCGCCTCCATCCGCTGATCCTGAACCAGGCCGGCGCGCTGCTACGCACTCGCCGCGATGCGATCACGCTGGCGGCGCTGGGTGAGGTCGACTATTCGCTCGGCATCATCGCGGGCGACCGGCCGATGAATGGCCTGCTCCCCAGCCGCATCTTCCGCGCGCCCAATGACGGCAAGGTCAGCGTCGCCGCCACCCATTGTCCGGGCGAAAGCGACCATATCACCCTGCCCGTCGCCCACACCGCGATGATCTACACCCGCCCCGTCGCCGATCAAGTCGTGCATTTCCTGCGCCATGGGCAGTTCGCGCGCACTTAG
- the clpA gene encoding ATP-dependent Clp protease ATP-binding subunit ClpA, producing MPSFAAALETTLHNALTHASERKHEYATLEHLLLALIDDEHASKVMQACGVELGELADAVTQYLDTELDSLKVEGASDPSPTSGFQRVVQRAILHVQSSGKDEVTGANVLVALFSERESYAVYFLQQQDMSRLDAVSYISHGVGKGTPTPERQETKGAAEEEKKVQDGKGKKDSALEQFTVNLNEKAERGKVDPLIGRSSEVDRTIQILCRRSKNNPLYVGDPGVGKTAIAEGLARKIVEGEVPDVLKEAVIYSLDMGALLAGTRYRGDFEERLKAVVTELEKMPHAVLFIDEIHTVIGAGATSGGAMDASNLLKPALSGGTIRCIGSTTYKEFRNHFEKDRALLRRFQKIDVNEPSVEDTIKILTGLRTAFEEHHHVKYTPDAIKAAVELSARYINDRKLPDKAIDVIDEVGAMQMLVVPSKRKKTITPKEIEAVIATMARIPPKTVSSDDKSVLESLTTDLKRVVFGQDQAIEVLSSAIKLSRAGLRDPDKPIGNYLFSGPTGVGKTEVARQLATLLGIPLQRFDMSEYMERHSVSRLIGAPPGYVGYDQGGLLTDAVDQQPHSVLLLDEIEKAHPDLFNILLQVMDNGRLTDHHGKTVDFRNTILIMTTNAGASDMAKESIGFGELTREDVQEDAVKKLFTPEFRNRLDAIVPFGYLPPEIVARVIDKFVLQLELQLADRDVHITLDEDAKAWLTKKGYDKLYGARPMGRLMQEKIKQPLAEELLFGKLVHGGEVHVHMKDEALAFQITPAAPKKGGKKGGKAKAPEGTK from the coding sequence ATGCCATCTTTCGCAGCCGCCCTTGAAACCACCCTGCACAATGCGCTGACCCATGCGTCCGAGCGCAAGCATGAATATGCGACGCTGGAGCATCTGCTTCTCGCGCTGATCGACGATGAACATGCGTCGAAGGTGATGCAGGCGTGCGGCGTGGAACTGGGCGAACTGGCCGATGCCGTCACCCAGTATCTCGACACCGAACTTGACAGCCTGAAGGTGGAGGGCGCCAGCGACCCCTCGCCCACCAGCGGCTTCCAGCGCGTCGTCCAGCGCGCCATCCTCCATGTCCAGTCGTCCGGCAAGGATGAGGTGACGGGCGCCAATGTCCTCGTCGCGCTCTTTTCCGAACGCGAATCCTATGCCGTCTATTTCCTGCAGCAGCAGGACATGAGCCGCCTCGATGCCGTCAGCTACATCAGCCACGGCGTCGGCAAGGGCACGCCCACGCCCGAGCGTCAGGAGACCAAGGGGGCAGCCGAGGAGGAAAAGAAGGTGCAGGACGGCAAGGGCAAGAAGGACAGTGCCTTGGAGCAGTTCACCGTCAACCTCAACGAGAAGGCGGAACGCGGCAAGGTCGATCCGCTGATCGGCCGGTCGTCGGAAGTCGACCGCACCATCCAGATCCTGTGCCGCCGTTCGAAGAACAACCCGCTTTATGTCGGTGATCCGGGCGTCGGCAAGACCGCGATCGCGGAAGGCCTGGCGCGCAAGATCGTCGAGGGCGAAGTGCCCGACGTGCTCAAGGAAGCGGTAATCTACTCGCTCGACATGGGCGCGCTGCTGGCCGGCACCCGCTATCGCGGCGACTTTGAAGAGCGGCTGAAGGCGGTCGTCACCGAACTGGAGAAGATGCCGCATGCGGTCCTCTTCATCGACGAGATCCACACCGTCATCGGTGCCGGCGCGACCAGCGGCGGCGCGATGGACGCCTCGAACCTGCTGAAACCGGCCCTGTCGGGCGGCACGATCCGCTGCATCGGGTCGACCACCTACAAGGAATTCCGCAACCATTTCGAGAAGGACCGCGCGCTGCTGCGCCGGTTCCAGAAGATCGACGTGAACGAGCCGTCGGTCGAGGATACGATCAAGATCCTGACCGGCCTGCGCACCGCGTTCGAGGAGCATCATCACGTCAAATATACGCCGGACGCGATCAAGGCGGCGGTCGAGCTGTCGGCCCGCTACATCAACGACCGCAAGCTGCCCGACAAGGCGATCGACGTGATCGACGAAGTCGGCGCGATGCAGATGCTGGTGGTGCCCTCCAAGCGCAAGAAGACGATCACCCCCAAGGAGATCGAGGCGGTCATCGCCACCATGGCGCGCATCCCGCCCAAGACCGTGTCGTCGGACGACAAGAGCGTGCTGGAATCGCTGACCACCGATTTGAAGCGCGTCGTCTTCGGCCAGGATCAGGCGATCGAGGTGCTGTCCTCCGCGATCAAGCTGTCGCGTGCCGGCCTGCGCGATCCCGACAAGCCGATCGGCAACTATCTCTTCTCCGGTCCCACGGGCGTCGGCAAGACGGAGGTGGCACGCCAGCTCGCGACCCTGCTCGGCATCCCGCTGCAGCGGTTCGACATGTCGGAATATATGGAACGCCATTCGGTCAGCCGCCTGATCGGTGCCCCTCCGGGCTATGTCGGCTATGACCAGGGTGGCCTGCTGACCGATGCCGTCGACCAGCAGCCGCACAGCGTCCTGCTGCTCGACGAGATCGAGAAGGCGCATCCCGACCTGTTCAACATCCTGTTGCAGGTGATGGACAATGGCCGCCTGACCGATCACCACGGCAAGACCGTCGATTTCCGCAACACCATCCTCATCATGACCACCAATGCCGGTGCGTCGGACATGGCGAAGGAATCGATCGGTTTCGGCGAACTGACCCGCGAGGATGTGCAGGAAGACGCGGTGAAGAAGCTCTTCACCCCCGAATTCCGCAACCGCCTCGATGCGATCGTGCCGTTCGGCTATCTGCCGCCGGAAATCGTCGCCCGCGTCATCGACAAGTTCGTGCTGCAACTGGAACTGCAACTGGCCGATCGCGACGTCCACATCACCCTGGACGAGGACGCCAAGGCCTGGCTCACCAAGAAGGGCTATGACAAGCTCTATGGTGCCCGCCCGATGGGCCGCCTGATGCAGGAAAAGATCAAGCAGCCGCTGGCCGAGGAACTGCTGTTCGGCAAGCTGGTCCATGGCGGCGAAGTCCATGTCCATATGAAGGATGAGGCCCTGGCCTTCCAGATCACCCCCGCCGCGCCCAAGAAGGGCGGCAAGAAGGGCGGCAAGGCCAAGGCGCCGGAAGGCACGAAATAA
- a CDS encoding DUF1192 domain-containing protein — MDMDNDLPRKADDPLAQLLRQDLGPLSVAELEARIRALETEITRTRTKIESAVNHKATAEALFKR, encoded by the coding sequence ATGGACATGGACAATGATCTGCCGAGAAAGGCCGATGATCCGCTGGCCCAACTGCTCCGACAGGATCTGGGTCCCCTGTCCGTTGCGGAACTGGAAGCGCGCATCAGGGCGCTGGAAACCGAAATCACCCGCACTCGAACAAAAATTGAAAGCGCCGTTAACCATAAGGCAACTGCCGAGGCGTTATTCAAGCGATGA
- a CDS encoding NAD(P)H-quinone oxidoreductase, protein MILDSFTIPSQMTAIGIPVPGGPDALVPEQRPVPVPGEDEVLIRVAAAGVNRPDVLQRQGKYPPPPGASDIPGLEVAGTIVAAGRSADMLVGQRVCALLPGGGYAEYAIAPAGQCLPVPADYDLVEAAALPETLFTVWTNLFERAYVVGGDRVLVHGGTSGIGTMAISLCRLFDIEIIVTCGSDDKCAQALEWGASHAINYKSQDYVAEVKRITGGQGVQAVLDMVGGDYVPRNIECMAEDGRHVSIAVLGGAKTSIFLPTVMSRRLTLTGSTLRPRSSGFKSLVADEIMRTVWPFVEQGKLRPAMDQRFALADAAKAHARMDAGEHFGKIVLTV, encoded by the coding sequence ATGATCCTCGACAGTTTCACGATTCCATCGCAGATGACGGCCATCGGCATCCCGGTGCCGGGCGGTCCCGACGCCCTGGTGCCCGAACAGCGGCCGGTGCCGGTGCCCGGCGAGGATGAAGTGCTGATCCGCGTCGCCGCCGCCGGCGTCAACCGGCCCGACGTGCTGCAGCGGCAGGGCAAATATCCGCCGCCGCCCGGCGCATCCGACATTCCCGGACTCGAAGTGGCGGGCACGATCGTCGCCGCCGGCCGGTCCGCCGACATGCTGGTCGGCCAGCGCGTCTGCGCGCTGCTGCCGGGCGGGGGCTATGCCGAATATGCGATTGCGCCGGCCGGCCAGTGCCTGCCGGTGCCCGCGGACTATGACCTGGTCGAGGCGGCGGCGCTGCCCGAAACCCTGTTCACCGTGTGGACCAACCTGTTCGAGCGCGCCTATGTGGTCGGCGGCGACCGGGTGCTGGTCCATGGCGGCACCAGCGGCATCGGCACCATGGCGATCTCGCTCTGCCGCCTGTTCGACATAGAGATCATCGTTACCTGCGGCAGCGACGACAAATGCGCGCAGGCGCTCGAATGGGGCGCTTCCCATGCGATCAATTACAAGAGCCAGGACTATGTCGCCGAGGTGAAGCGCATCACCGGCGGGCAGGGGGTGCAGGCGGTGCTCGACATGGTCGGCGGCGACTATGTCCCGCGCAACATCGAATGCATGGCCGAAGATGGCCGCCATGTGTCGATCGCGGTGCTGGGCGGGGCCAAGACCAGCATCTTCCTGCCGACGGTGATGTCCAGGCGCCTGACCCTGACCGGATCGACCCTGCGGCCGCGCTCCTCGGGCTTCAAGAGCCTGGTCGCGGATGAGATCATGCGCACCGTCTGGCCCTTCGTCGAGCAGGGCAAGCTGCGCCCGGCGATGGACCAGCGCTTTGCCCTCGCCGACGCGGCCAAGGCCCATGCCCGCATGGATGCGGGCGAACATTTCGGGAAGATCGTGCTGACGGTGTGA
- a CDS encoding UDP-2,3-diacylglucosamine diphosphatase has protein sequence MDAITRLPFLSELEEGADDRFHIPEREGARRRYRTIWISDIHLGTRGCNATMLIDFLDSVDSDTIYLVGDIIDGWRLKKRFYWPAAHNDVLWRIMKRAKRGTRVVYIPGNHDEMFRQFTGMNFGGVEIRRKAIHETADGRKLLVLHGDEFDTIMLAHRWLAFVGDAAYTTLMRLNVVVNAVRQRMGLPYWSLSKMAKHKVKNAVSFISRFEEVVAHEAGARGVDGVVCGHIHNAEMREIEGIEYYNDGDWVEGCTALVEHASGAMEVLHWADEIAKRGEKTPALMAA, from the coding sequence ATGGACGCCATCACGCGCTTGCCCTTCCTGAGCGAACTGGAAGAGGGGGCTGACGACCGCTTCCACATCCCCGAGCGGGAAGGCGCGCGTCGCCGCTATCGCACCATCTGGATTTCCGACATCCATCTGGGCACGCGCGGCTGCAACGCCACGATGCTGATCGATTTCCTGGACAGCGTCGACAGCGACACCATCTATCTGGTCGGCGACATCATCGACGGCTGGCGGCTCAAGAAGCGCTTCTACTGGCCGGCCGCGCATAATGACGTGCTGTGGCGGATCATGAAGCGGGCCAAGCGCGGCACCCGTGTCGTCTATATCCCCGGCAATCATGACGAGATGTTCCGCCAGTTCACCGGCATGAATTTCGGCGGGGTCGAAATCCGTCGCAAGGCGATCCACGAGACCGCCGACGGGCGCAAGCTGCTGGTGCTGCATGGCGACGAGTTCGACACGATCATGCTGGCGCATCGCTGGCTCGCCTTCGTGGGGGACGCGGCATACACCACCCTGATGCGCCTCAACGTGGTGGTCAACGCGGTGCGCCAGCGCATGGGCCTGCCCTATTGGTCACTGTCCAAGATGGCCAAGCACAAGGTCAAGAATGCCGTGTCCTTCATCTCCCGCTTCGAGGAAGTGGTGGCGCATGAAGCCGGCGCGCGCGGCGTCGACGGCGTGGTGTGCGGCCATATCCACAATGCCGAGATGCGCGAGATCGAGGGCATCGAATATTATAATGATGGCGACTGGGTGGAGGGCTGCACCGCGCTGGTCGAACATGCCAGCGGCGCGATGGAGGTGCTGCACTGGGCCGACGAGATCGCCAAGCGCGGCGAAAAGACGCCGGCGCTGATGGCGGCCTGA
- a CDS encoding glycosyltransferase family 4 protein: MRIAIVTDAWTPQVNGVVRTLQTIQAELENMGHEVKVISPDLYGSIPCPTYPEIRLALVRSGVVGQAIAAFRPDAVHLATEGPLCFAARRWCLRGNVPFTTAYHTHFPDYVSQRTGLPAAWFWRYIRWFHGPAQAVLVSTRSVRHQLRAHGVANVRKWGRGVDLKTFAGDVAPSALLADLPRPIQLYVGRVAVEKNLEAFLASEHPGTKLIVGDGPARGALERAYPDARFLGAQFGADLAAIYAGADVFVFPSRTDTFGLVMIEALAAGTPVAAYPVTGPIDIVTPETGAMSERLEDAIAAALLCDRAACAAYGRSFSWERSAQEFLAGLHPIDPVVMDSAA; the protein is encoded by the coding sequence ATGCGGATCGCGATCGTCACCGACGCCTGGACGCCGCAGGTCAATGGCGTGGTGCGCACGCTGCAGACGATCCAGGCCGAACTGGAGAATATGGGCCATGAGGTGAAGGTGATCTCGCCCGATCTCTACGGCTCCATTCCCTGTCCGACCTATCCGGAAATCCGGCTGGCGCTGGTGCGATCGGGCGTGGTGGGGCAGGCGATCGCCGCCTTCCGTCCCGATGCCGTCCATCTGGCGACCGAAGGGCCGCTCTGCTTTGCCGCCCGGCGCTGGTGCCTGCGCGGCAACGTGCCCTTCACCACTGCCTATCACACCCATTTCCCCGATTATGTGTCGCAGCGCACCGGCCTGCCGGCGGCCTGGTTCTGGCGCTATATTCGCTGGTTCCATGGTCCGGCGCAGGCGGTGCTGGTGTCGACCCGGTCGGTGCGGCATCAGTTACGCGCCCATGGCGTCGCCAATGTCCGCAAATGGGGCAGGGGCGTGGACCTCAAGACCTTTGCCGGGGATGTCGCCCCCTCGGCCCTGCTGGCGGACCTGCCGCGCCCGATCCAGCTCTATGTCGGCCGGGTCGCGGTCGAGAAGAATCTGGAAGCCTTTCTGGCGAGCGAGCATCCCGGAACCAAGCTGATCGTCGGCGACGGCCCGGCGCGCGGGGCGCTGGAGCGGGCCTATCCCGATGCCCGTTTCCTGGGCGCGCAGTTCGGCGCCGATCTGGCGGCGATCTATGCCGGCGCCGACGTGTTCGTCTTCCCCAGCCGCACCGACACGTTCGGGCTGGTGATGATCGAGGCGCTGGCCGCCGGCACGCCGGTCGCGGCCTATCCGGTCACCGGGCCGATCGATATCGTCACGCCGGAAACCGGTGCCATGTCCGAGCGGCTGGAGGATGCCATCGCCGCCGCGCTGCTGTGCGATCGGGCTGCCTGTGCCGCCTATGGCCGCAGCTTTAGCTGGGAACGCAGCGCGCAGGAATTCCTGGCCGGATTGCATCCGATCGATCCGGTGGTGATGGACAGCGCCGCCTGA
- a CDS encoding DUF1013 domain-containing protein, protein MPHATASWLVDNSALSFDQIAEFCGLHILEVQAIADDTAGIKYTGRDPVRAHEITMDEIHKGESNPDYKLKMLKGPEPVRRTKGPRYTPVSKRQDKPDGIAWILRNHPEISDGAIGKLIGTTRTTIAAIRDRSHWNISNITPKDPVTLGLCSQRELDALVSKAAKKAGIEMPTDSRLDGDREALIEELRREREDNARRIEQALKSESELISGAATILDPFSSNKGEV, encoded by the coding sequence ATGCCCCATGCGACCGCCAGCTGGCTGGTCGACAATAGCGCTCTGAGCTTTGACCAGATCGCGGAATTTTGCGGGCTCCACATCCTGGAAGTCCAGGCCATCGCCGATGACACCGCCGGCATCAAATATACCGGTCGCGATCCGGTGCGCGCCCATGAAATCACCATGGATGAAATCCACAAGGGCGAGAGCAATCCCGACTACAAGCTCAAGATGCTCAAGGGCCCCGAGCCGGTCCGCCGCACCAAGGGGCCGCGCTACACCCCGGTCAGCAAGCGCCAGGACAAGCCCGATGGCATCGCCTGGATCCTGCGCAACCATCCGGAGATTTCGGACGGCGCGATCGGCAAGCTGATCGGCACCACCCGCACCACCATCGCCGCGATCCGCGATCGCAGCCACTGGAACATCTCCAACATCACGCCCAAGGATCCGGTGACGCTGGGCCTGTGCTCGCAGCGCGAACTGGATGCGCTGGTCAGCAAGGCGGCGAAGAAGGCCGGCATCGAGATGCCGACCGATTCGCGTCTGGATGGCGATCGCGAGGCGCTGATCGAGGAACTGCGCCGCGAGCGCGAGGATAATGCGCGCCGCATCGAGCAGGCGCTCAAGAGCGAGTCCGAGCTGATTTCGGGCGCCGCGACCATCCTCGATCCGTTCAGCAGCAACAAGGGCGAGGTCTGA
- a CDS encoding long-chain-fatty-acid--CoA ligase, producing MESREKIWREHYQHPTPWEQTFPPMSMGDMVTQSATAHPQAHMIDFMGRKFSYGAMMDDIRRIACGLQAMGVKKGDRVGLYLPNTPHYVAAYYGALLAGAIVVNFSPLYTAAELEHQVEDSGTKILFTLSAKALLPTALKVLDNSSLEKLVVGSIAEVLPTAKSILFRLFKRGETTPLPHDPRVIRYDRMIANSGECIVADIDPVNDVALLQYTGGTTGTPKGAMLTHQNLTANARQAQGIDPHAGEGDDRIIAVLPFFHVFANTCTLNRTVMNGGEMVMLPRFEAVQVLSAVQRTKATSLPGVPTMYQALLDHPALPNIDFSSLRTCISGGAPLPMEVKQKFEAVTGARLIEGYGLTETSPIVCANPYEGLNKTGTVGQPVPGTHVKIVSREDPTQPPPEGEPGELMFAGPQIMKGYWNRPDADAQVFVGEFLRTGDVGEVDDDGYVRIVDRLKDMIAVGGFKVFPSQVESVLYHHESVKEALVIGVPDRYRGEQPKAFVTLNEGATIDGPGLKDWLNPQLGKHERVCEVEVRASLPKTLVGKLSRKELVAEERAKAEQAMAQNAAQTGTAA from the coding sequence ATGGAGAGCAGAGAAAAGATCTGGCGCGAGCATTATCAGCACCCTACGCCGTGGGAGCAGACGTTCCCGCCGATGTCGATGGGGGACATGGTAACGCAGAGCGCCACCGCCCACCCGCAGGCCCACATGATCGACTTCATGGGGCGCAAGTTCAGCTATGGCGCGATGATGGACGACATCAGGCGCATCGCCTGCGGATTGCAGGCCATGGGCGTGAAGAAGGGGGATCGGGTCGGTCTCTACCTGCCCAACACCCCCCATTATGTCGCGGCCTATTATGGCGCGCTGCTGGCCGGCGCGATCGTCGTCAACTTCTCCCCCCTCTACACCGCCGCCGAACTGGAGCATCAGGTCGAGGATAGCGGCACCAAGATCCTGTTCACTTTGTCGGCCAAGGCACTGCTGCCGACCGCGCTCAAGGTGCTGGACAATAGCAGCCTCGAAAAGCTGGTTGTCGGTTCGATCGCCGAGGTGCTGCCGACTGCCAAGAGCATCCTCTTCCGCCTGTTCAAGCGCGGCGAGACGACGCCGCTGCCGCATGATCCGCGCGTCATCCGCTACGACCGGATGATCGCCAATTCCGGCGAATGCATCGTGGCCGACATCGATCCGGTCAACGACGTCGCGCTGCTGCAATATACCGGCGGCACCACTGGGACGCCCAAGGGCGCGATGCTGACCCACCAGAATCTGACCGCCAATGCGCGCCAGGCGCAGGGGATCGACCCGCATGCGGGCGAGGGCGACGACCGCATCATCGCGGTGCTGCCCTTCTTCCACGTCTTCGCCAATACCTGCACGCTGAACCGGACCGTGATGAATGGTGGCGAGATGGTGATGCTGCCCCGGTTCGAGGCGGTGCAGGTGCTTTCGGCGGTGCAGCGGACCAAGGCGACGTCGCTGCCCGGCGTGCCGACCATGTATCAGGCGCTGCTTGATCATCCGGCCCTGCCGAACATCGATTTCTCGTCGCTGCGCACCTGCATTTCGGGCGGCGCGCCGCTGCCGATGGAGGTGAAGCAGAAGTTCGAGGCGGTGACCGGTGCGCGCCTGATCGAAGGCTATGGCCTCACCGAAACCAGCCCGATCGTCTGCGCCAATCCCTATGAGGGGCTGAACAAGACCGGCACCGTCGGCCAGCCCGTGCCGGGCACCCACGTCAAGATCGTCAGCCGCGAGGATCCGACCCAGCCCCCGCCAGAAGGCGAGCCGGGCGAACTGATGTTTGCTGGTCCGCAGATCATGAAGGGCTATTGGAACCGGCCGGACGCGGACGCGCAGGTGTTCGTGGGCGAGTTCCTGCGCACCGGGGACGTTGGCGAGGTCGATGACGACGGCTATGTGCGGATCGTCGACCGGCTCAAGGACATGATCGCCGTCGGCGGCTTCAAGGTGTTCCCGAGCCAGGTGGAATCGGTCCTCTATCATCATGAATCGGTGAAGGAGGCGCTGGTGATCGGCGTGCCCGATCGCTATCGCGGCGAGCAGCCCAAGGCGTTCGTGACCCTGAACGAAGGCGCGACCATCGACGGGCCGGGCCTCAAGGACTGGCTCAATCCGCAACTGGGCAAGCATGAGCGGGTCTGCGAGGTCGAGGTGCGGGCCAGCTTGCCCAAGACTCTGGTCGGCAAGCTGTCGCGCAAGGAACTGGTCGCCGAAGAACGGGCCAAGGCCGAACAGGCGATGGCGCAGAATGCGGCGCAGACTGGAACCGCGGCCTGA
- the msrA gene encoding peptide-methionine (S)-S-oxide reductase MsrA codes for MAQEIATLAGGCFWCTEAVYQTLKGVESVQSGYIGGTKVDPTYEEVCTGNTGHAEAIRIAFDPAVISYADLLDIFFATHNPTTLNRQGNDIGTQYRSAIFPHSAEQQAEALAGIARAQVDQVDPVVTAIEADAPWYPAEDYHQKYWERVGDQNPYCMAVIPPKLAKLRKGFAARIEE; via the coding sequence ATGGCGCAGGAAATCGCAACGCTGGCCGGTGGCTGCTTCTGGTGTACGGAAGCAGTCTACCAGACGCTCAAGGGCGTGGAATCGGTCCAGAGCGGCTATATCGGCGGGACCAAGGTCGATCCGACCTATGAGGAGGTCTGCACCGGCAATACCGGCCATGCCGAAGCGATCCGTATCGCCTTCGACCCGGCCGTCATCAGCTATGCCGACCTGCTCGACATCTTCTTCGCCACCCACAATCCGACGACGCTGAACCGCCAGGGCAACGACATCGGGACGCAGTATCGCTCGGCGATCTTCCCCCATTCGGCCGAGCAGCAGGCCGAGGCGCTGGCCGGCATCGCGCGGGCGCAGGTGGACCAGGTCGATCCGGTCGTGACCGCGATCGAGGCGGACGCCCCCTGGTATCCGGCCGAGGATTATCACCAGAAATATTGGGAACGGGTCGGCGACCAGAATCCCTATTGCATGGCGGTGATCCCGCCCAAGCTGGCCAAGCTGCGCAAGGGTTTTGCCGCCCGCATCGAGGAATAA
- a CDS encoding L-threonylcarbamoyladenylate synthase, translating to MTIPNPAFSTRVCRYGAEALREAALLIRAGEPVAVPTETVYGLAADATDSQAVAGIYSAKGRPSFNPLIVHVADMEMARRLADFSPQAEQLAARFWPGALTMVLPVRADSGLSPLVMAGLPTVALRLPAHPAMRALIRESGRPLAAPSANRSGSISPSRAEHVLASLNGKIRMILDEGPTSEGLESTIAAPEADRIRLLRPGPVTAAMLEEASGLPVITGKDNAKIEAPGQLESHYAPSKPVRLNALRAEKDEYLIGFGLMPCHLNLSVDADLREAAANLFAALHVADASTQERIAVAPIPDEGIGTAINDRLRRAAA from the coding sequence GTGACTATCCCAAATCCAGCCTTTTCCACCAGGGTCTGCCGCTATGGCGCGGAAGCGCTTCGCGAGGCAGCCTTGCTGATCCGCGCCGGCGAGCCCGTCGCCGTTCCCACCGAAACCGTCTACGGCCTGGCGGCCGATGCCACCGATTCCCAGGCGGTCGCGGGCATCTACAGCGCCAAGGGGCGGCCCAGCTTCAACCCGCTGATCGTCCATGTCGCCGACATGGAGATGGCGCGGCGGCTGGCCGATTTCTCGCCCCAGGCCGAACAGCTTGCCGCCCGCTTCTGGCCGGGCGCGCTGACCATGGTGCTGCCGGTGCGGGCCGATAGCGGCCTGTCGCCGCTGGTGATGGCCGGCCTGCCGACCGTGGCGCTGCGCCTGCCGGCCCATCCGGCGATGCGCGCGCTGATCCGCGAGAGTGGTAGGCCGCTGGCTGCGCCTTCGGCCAATCGCAGCGGATCGATCAGCCCCAGCCGGGCCGAGCATGTGCTGGCGAGCCTCAACGGCAAGATCCGCATGATCCTGGACGAAGGCCCGACCAGCGAAGGGCTGGAATCGACCATCGCCGCCCCCGAAGCGGACCGCATCCGCCTGCTGCGCCCCGGCCCGGTCACGGCCGCGATGCTGGAGGAGGCCAGCGGCCTGCCGGTCATCACGGGGAAGGACAATGCGAAGATCGAGGCGCCCGGCCAGCTCGAAAGCCATTATGCGCCGTCGAAGCCGGTGCGGCTCAACGCGCTGCGGGCGGAGAAGGACGAATATCTGATCGGCTTCGGGCTGATGCCCTGCCATCTGAACCTGAGCGTTGACGCGGACCTGCGCGAGGCGGCGGCCAATCTGTTCGCCGCGCTGCACGTCGCCGATGCCAGCACCCAGGAGCGGATCGCGGTCGCGCCCATTCCCGACGAGGGGATCGGCACCGCCATCAACGACCGGCTACGCCGCGCCGCGGCCTGA